A stretch of Methanosphaerula palustris E1-9c DNA encodes these proteins:
- a CDS encoding glycosyl hydrolase family 28-related protein: MIKHRIIIALIAAVLLIGLTGAASATSVDIAAINSQERNSAQYFCDGSNDQIEIQAAINAVSSNGGGDVLLRDGTFSILGDITLPNGVNLIGRGAGTTTLKFISEGSVQVNGNNSVRNLQLTGPTGFFITGSHVTFNTVTVRDYSLKRGAFYIYANDQALSDFAFTTCRASDGSSSGFINAGQGSSSSISGVTYTDCSVINAGRMSQFDPWVSGFDLAELTTISNVLVQNCKANGCWESGFYLADGVTANNVIIRDSSSVDNGQKKTRDIPASGAGFFGGSSTMQFINCVSQGNQNGFTLKTGTTIIGCKDTGSKNGFVTTENSEILMADCWSDKAQQWALQALSSHDVTATNFKVTNPSSNPAPAILAGNTEYPSYNMNIQIAGSPVSTAVPTTVSTPVPTAIPTTVSTPIPTAIPTTVSTPIPTAIPTTVSTPIPTAIPTTVSTPIPTAIPTTVSTPIPTAIPTTVSTPIPTAIPTTVSTPIPTAIPTTVSTPIPTAIPTTVATIGPVTNGVEAAAYANAAYTQGNTRLAQMQQAYRAWVVPSRPDLVKIATNVRSSGLKGDGVTDDTAALQSLLTNLPSGSTIYFPPGHYRIDGPISINKPFTLFGESGTVFDCEKATQYVFTLNAKGTSASPMTGMTITGIVFEGPGIETDPAMIDAYYLQNFHVSYVKFHNIGYAAIRVNTCTDVTIEKSIFDNVFQSGLGYGVSITDRSDRIYIHDNFFVTKGRHSVTTGTSQTDLPVADYVQSVTVENNYFENTTEGAIDAHKPTTGPYVIKGNVMNNCVKGVELGSGTAQISDNVIVNCKGGVVLTNVYADPNNLPAKVDQIVDNTMINILYEAIDVDRTNILIQGNVAKGTGNGGTGIYLEPYVPNVCNINGNVIESYARGFQASAPSSTISLVNNFLKSSGSYQTF; encoded by the coding sequence ATGATAAAGCATCGCATCATAATCGCACTGATTGCTGCAGTCCTTCTCATTGGATTGACAGGAGCAGCCAGTGCAACAAGCGTTGACATTGCTGCAATCAATAGTCAGGAAAGGAATTCCGCACAGTACTTCTGTGATGGATCGAATGATCAGATTGAGATTCAGGCGGCTATCAATGCCGTATCTTCAAACGGTGGTGGGGATGTTCTTCTCCGTGACGGTACCTTCTCTATTTTGGGGGATATCACACTTCCCAATGGTGTGAATCTTATCGGCAGGGGTGCAGGCACAACAACTCTCAAGTTTATCAGTGAGGGTTCGGTTCAGGTCAATGGAAATAATTCCGTCCGGAACCTTCAGTTAACAGGGCCGACTGGGTTCTTCATAACCGGCAGTCATGTCACGTTCAACACCGTGACTGTCAGAGACTATTCCCTAAAGAGAGGTGCATTCTATATTTATGCGAATGACCAGGCTCTGAGTGACTTCGCCTTCACCACCTGTCGTGCATCCGATGGTTCGTCGAGTGGATTTATCAATGCCGGCCAGGGATCATCGAGCAGTATATCTGGGGTTACCTACACTGATTGCAGTGTGATCAATGCGGGCCGGATGTCTCAGTTCGATCCGTGGGTAAGTGGTTTTGACCTCGCTGAGCTGACCACAATCAGCAATGTTCTGGTTCAGAACTGTAAGGCAAATGGTTGCTGGGAATCCGGGTTCTACCTGGCAGATGGTGTGACTGCGAACAATGTAATTATCAGAGACTCCTCCAGCGTTGACAACGGACAGAAGAAGACCCGTGATATCCCCGCTTCAGGTGCAGGGTTCTTTGGTGGCAGTTCGACCATGCAGTTCATCAACTGTGTCTCGCAGGGCAACCAGAACGGGTTCACCCTTAAGACTGGAACAACCATTATCGGATGTAAGGACACTGGATCAAAGAATGGATTTGTAACGACAGAAAATTCAGAGATATTGATGGCCGATTGCTGGTCTGATAAGGCTCAGCAGTGGGCGCTTCAGGCGCTCAGTTCCCATGATGTGACCGCTACGAACTTTAAGGTCACCAACCCGAGTTCCAACCCGGCCCCGGCAATTCTGGCGGGAAATACTGAATATCCATCCTATAATATGAATATTCAGATTGCTGGAAGTCCGGTATCAACAGCAGTTCCAACCACTGTGTCAACTCCAGTACCGACTGCAATTCCAACCACTGTGTCAACTCCAATACCGACTGCAATTCCAACCACTGTGTCGACTCCAATACCGACTGCAATTCCAACCACTGTGTCGACTCCAATACCGACTGCAATCCCAACCACTGTGTCGACTCCAATACCGACTGCAATCCCAACCACTGTGTCGACTCCAATACCGACTGCAATCCCAACCACTGTGTCGACTCCAATACCGACTGCAATTCCAACCACTGTGTCGACTCCAATACCGACTGCAATCCCAACCACTGTGTCGACTCCAATACCAACTGCAATCCCAACCACGGTGGCCACGATCGGACCTGTCACCAATGGTGTTGAAGCAGCAGCGTATGCGAATGCCGCATACACTCAGGGGAATACTCGCCTCGCCCAGATGCAGCAGGCCTATCGGGCATGGGTTGTTCCCTCTCGACCGGACCTCGTTAAGATTGCCACGAATGTCAGGTCATCGGGGCTGAAAGGCGATGGTGTCACCGACGATACTGCTGCCCTCCAGTCGCTCCTCACCAACCTCCCATCCGGGTCGACGATCTACTTCCCTCCCGGTCATTACCGGATCGATGGACCCATCAGCATCAACAAACCCTTCACCCTGTTCGGTGAATCGGGAACCGTGTTCGACTGTGAAAAAGCGACACAGTATGTCTTCACCCTGAATGCCAAAGGCACGTCCGCATCGCCGATGACGGGCATGACCATCACCGGAATCGTCTTTGAAGGTCCCGGGATTGAGACAGACCCGGCGATGATTGATGCATATTATCTCCAGAACTTCCATGTATCCTATGTAAAGTTTCATAATATCGGATATGCTGCAATCCGCGTGAACACCTGCACTGATGTGACGATTGAAAAGTCGATCTTCGATAACGTCTTCCAGTCTGGACTGGGATATGGGGTCAGCATCACCGACCGCAGCGATCGAATATACATCCATGACAACTTCTTTGTCACCAAGGGAAGGCACAGTGTCACAACCGGAACCAGCCAAACCGACCTGCCGGTGGCAGATTATGTCCAGAGCGTCACGGTTGAGAACAATTACTTCGAAAATACGACAGAAGGAGCAATCGACGCCCATAAACCGACCACCGGTCCCTATGTCATAAAGGGTAATGTCATGAACAACTGTGTCAAAGGGGTAGAACTCGGCAGTGGTACGGCACAGATCAGCGACAATGTGATCGTAAACTGCAAAGGTGGTGTTGTATTAACAAACGTATACGCCGACCCAAATAATCTGCCAGCCAAAGTTGATCAGATTGTTGACAATACCATGATCAATATCCTCTATGAGGCCATAGATGTCGACCGGACCAATATCCTGATTCAGGGAAATGTTGCGAAAGGCACGGGTAACGGCGGGACTGGGATCTACCTCGAACCCTATGTCCCGAACGTCTGCAATATCAACGGGAATGTAATAGAAAGTTATGCTCGTGGATTTCAGGCAAGTGCGCCCAGCTCAACAATTTCACTGGTGAACAACTTCCTCAAGAGCAGTGGAAGTTATCAGACCTTCTAA
- a CDS encoding DegT/DnrJ/EryC1/StrS family aminotransferase gives MIQIPIAQPTTGDEEIEAVMRVLKTGMLAQGSEVAAFEHEFADFCGVRHAIAVNSGTAALHAALAGLEIGPGDQVIVPTFSFFATASCASICGAEPVFVDVDPTTFNINPECVMEAITQKTRAVIGVHLFGQPFDINPISDICEDHNIALIEDAAQSHGARYHNKSVGGFGKAGCFSFYPTKNMTTGEGGMITTDDDGYAGTIRRFINHGQSEKYLHTMIGYNYRMTDIGGAIGRVQLQKLPGFNKKRIVHATYLDTHIHLPGLVTPVHLPETDPVYHQYVIRVTDKCSLNRDELIQNLHNNGIGTAVHYPIPIHRQPVYLDSNKSPSCPVAERLCGEVLSVPVHPNITNPMLETICDTINGMT, from the coding sequence ATGATACAGATCCCCATAGCCCAACCGACAACAGGAGATGAAGAGATCGAAGCAGTGATGAGGGTCTTAAAAACTGGGATGCTGGCTCAGGGTTCTGAAGTGGCAGCATTTGAGCATGAATTTGCAGATTTTTGTGGTGTTCGTCATGCAATCGCAGTTAATAGCGGCACTGCAGCCCTTCATGCTGCATTAGCAGGTTTAGAAATTGGACCCGGCGATCAGGTGATTGTACCGACCTTCTCCTTCTTTGCCACAGCGAGCTGTGCATCGATCTGTGGAGCAGAACCGGTCTTTGTCGATGTAGACCCCACGACCTTCAATATCAACCCAGAATGTGTCATGGAAGCAATCACTCAAAAGACCAGAGCAGTGATCGGGGTACACCTCTTCGGTCAGCCATTCGATATCAATCCAATCTCTGACATCTGCGAAGATCATAATATCGCTCTCATCGAAGATGCAGCCCAGTCCCATGGCGCCCGGTACCACAATAAGAGCGTTGGGGGGTTCGGGAAGGCCGGCTGTTTCTCCTTCTACCCGACCAAAAACATGACGACTGGTGAAGGGGGAATGATCACGACCGATGATGATGGATACGCAGGAACCATTCGGCGTTTCATCAACCATGGTCAGAGTGAGAAATATCTGCATACGATGATTGGGTACAATTATCGAATGACTGATATCGGGGGTGCGATCGGAAGGGTACAGTTGCAAAAACTACCCGGGTTCAACAAAAAAAGGATCGTTCACGCTACCTACCTGGACACTCATATTCATCTCCCCGGTCTTGTCACCCCAGTCCACTTACCAGAAACAGATCCGGTATATCATCAGTATGTGATCAGGGTGACAGACAAATGTTCGCTGAACAGAGATGAACTGATTCAGAACCTGCACAACAACGGAATTGGGACAGCAGTCCATTACCCAATACCCATCCACAGGCAGCCCGTGTACCTTGATTCAAATAAATCTCCATCGTGCCCGGTTGCAGAACGATTATGCGGGGAAGTCCTCTCCGTCCCGGTTCACCCGAATATTACCAACCCGATGCTCGAGACTATCTGTGATACAATCAATGGAATGACCTGA
- a CDS encoding glycosyl hydrolase family 28-related protein: MTAVFILLVTGSSAASVSIEKDQEVLSGQSVIVSIPTTLPTVPLTFGPVDDAVEAAAYANTAYTQGNARLALMEQAYRAWAVPSRPDLVEIATNVRSSGLKGDGVTDDTAALQSLLTSLPSGSTIYFPPGHYRIDGPVNIDKPFTLFGESGTVFDCERATHYVFTLNARGSSTSTMTGMTITGIVIEGPGIETNPAMIDAYYLQNFHVSYVKFHNIGYAAIRVNTCTDVTIEKSIFDNVFQSGLGYGISITDRSDRVYIHDNFFVTKGRHCVTTGTSQTNLPVAEYVQSVTVENNYFENTTEGAIDAHLQTTGPYIIRGNIMRNCVRGVDLGSGLAKITDNVMINCKSGVVLTNKNVDPDNLGSKVDNIIDNTMIDILYEAIDVDRTNILIQGNVAKGTGSGTGIYLEPYVPQTCSIIGNIMEDYTRGFHASLPGSTISQENNFLKSGEKYYSL, encoded by the coding sequence ATGACTGCAGTATTCATTCTGCTTGTTACAGGTTCTTCGGCTGCTTCAGTATCTATTGAGAAGGATCAGGAGGTACTGTCTGGCCAGTCTGTGATTGTCAGTATACCGACAACCTTGCCAACCGTGCCGCTCACATTTGGACCGGTAGATGATGCTGTTGAGGCAGCAGCGTATGCGAATACCGCGTATACTCAGGGGAATGCCCGCCTTGCCCTGATGGAGCAGGCCTATCGGGCATGGGCCGTTCCGTCCCGACCTGATCTCGTTGAGATTGCCACGAATGTCAGGTCATCAGGGCTGAAGGGGGATGGTGTCACCGACGATACCGCTGCCCTTCAATCGCTCCTCACCAGTCTTCCATCCGGGTCGACGATCTACTTTCCTCCTGGCCATTACCGGATCGATGGGCCTGTCAATATCGATAAACCCTTCACGCTGTTTGGGGAGTCGGGAACCGTATTCGACTGTGAAAGAGCGACACACTATGTCTTCACCCTGAATGCCAGGGGCTCGTCCACGTCGACGATGACGGGTATGACCATCACCGGGATCGTCATCGAAGGCCCCGGGATTGAAACCAACCCGGCGATGATTGACGCCTATTATCTCCAGAACTTCCATGTATCCTACGTAAAGTTTCATAATATCGGGTATGCTGCAATCCGCGTGAACACCTGCACTGATGTCACGATTGAAAAGTCGATCTTCGATAACGTCTTCCAGTCCGGACTGGGATATGGGATCAGCATCACCGACCGCAGCGATCGGGTATACATCCATGACAACTTCTTTGTCACCAAAGGAAGGCATTGTGTCACAACCGGAACCAGTCAAACGAACCTGCCGGTGGCAGAATATGTCCAGAGCGTCACGGTCGAGAACAATTATTTCGAGAACACGACAGAAGGAGCAATCGATGCTCACCTCCAAACGACTGGTCCCTATATCATCCGAGGAAATATCATGAGAAACTGTGTCAGGGGAGTTGATCTTGGGAGCGGACTAGCGAAGATCACTGATAATGTGATGATCAACTGTAAAAGTGGAGTTGTTTTAACAAATAAAAACGTAGACCCGGATAATCTGGGGTCGAAAGTTGACAATATTATTGACAATACGATGATCGATATCCTCTACGAAGCCATAGATGTGGACCGGACCAATATCCTGATTCAGGGGAATGTTGCGAAAGGCACGGGGAGCGGGACAGGAATATACCTTGAGCCCTATGTCCCACAGACCTGCTCTATCATTGGAAATATAATGGAAGATTATACTCGTGGATTCCATGCAAGTCTGCCAGGTTCGACGATCTCACAGGAGAATAATTTCCTAAAATCTGGAGAAAAATACTATAGTCTCTAA
- a CDS encoding AAA family ATPase gives MTQNDEDQIILTDVYNEIVEQVRTFLVGNQLTLDLLMVALLSRGHVLIEGIPGTAKTTIVKSIAHLSDCEFKRIQCAVDIQPADILGVRIYDQEIQQFDLKKGPIFTNFLLIDELNRLTPRAQSAFIEAMSERQVTIDGETHALNEPFFAVATHNPSEFEGTFPLIEAEKDRFMFSIPIGYLDADEELELIHRESTGSLDWDTYSRQIRPVLNPAVIQRLQNSMTHVRVEEPMLRYIRDIVMATRSHGDLRTGASSRASIYLIRGSRAYAALQGRDYVIPDDVKMIAPFVLQHRIVLDRVAEIGGITPISVIEQILSSIEVL, from the coding sequence ATGACACAGAATGATGAGGATCAGATAATACTTACAGATGTGTACAATGAGATCGTTGAACAGGTCAGAACATTCCTGGTCGGGAACCAGTTGACCCTGGATCTGCTGATGGTGGCACTGCTCAGTCGGGGACACGTCCTGATCGAAGGGATACCGGGAACTGCGAAGACAACAATCGTAAAATCTATCGCACACCTTTCAGACTGTGAATTCAAACGAATTCAATGCGCTGTCGATATCCAGCCGGCAGATATCCTCGGGGTGCGGATCTACGATCAGGAGATACAACAGTTTGATCTCAAAAAAGGACCGATTTTCACCAATTTCCTGCTGATCGATGAGTTGAATCGACTGACCCCGAGGGCACAGAGCGCATTTATTGAAGCGATGAGCGAACGCCAGGTGACCATCGATGGGGAGACCCACGCGCTCAATGAACCATTCTTCGCTGTCGCAACGCATAATCCAAGTGAATTCGAAGGTACTTTTCCCCTGATTGAAGCAGAGAAGGACCGGTTTATGTTCAGCATACCCATTGGTTACCTGGATGCCGATGAGGAACTCGAACTCATCCATCGCGAATCAACAGGATCCCTGGATTGGGATACGTATAGCCGGCAGATCCGCCCCGTACTGAACCCAGCAGTAATTCAGCGCCTCCAGAACTCGATGACGCATGTCAGGGTGGAGGAACCGATGCTCAGGTACATCCGTGATATCGTGATGGCGACCCGATCACATGGCGACCTCCGGACAGGTGCCAGTTCACGGGCGTCAATCTATCTTATCCGCGGCAGTCGGGCGTATGCAGCGCTTCAGGGGAGGGATTACGTCATCCCTGATGATGTAAAGATGATCGCACCGTTTGTTCTTCAGCACCGGATAGTTCTGGACAGGGTGGCCGAGATCGGCGGGATTACCCCAATATCGGTGATAGAACAGATCCTTTCGTCAATCGAGGTGTTGTGA
- a CDS encoding polysaccharide deacetylase family protein, producing MLEKKRDTPEHGELIVCITGDIDDFCSETIECLARYFSILHKNNIRAELFITSKGAEEYPERIEYIIKQHHVIGGHGDVHIGFHQSLSIQIERLKTMIKSFYHDFDLNIEGFRSPLHCHNQNTYLAVEKAGLKYDCSKKRFEIVFKRIPFYEKRYIYTKSYPIARPFLKIIGSVYNGYNKSLPFPFYITPKVLEFPTQGITDYSLIVDSQGPRFSPNEALKIGEIWTECLIELKQRGGGVMTLQAHPGRLSPAYIASLDHFIQNALKLGAVFSTPNEICHRYPG from the coding sequence ATGTTAGAAAAAAAGAGGGATACGCCTGAACATGGTGAGTTGATTGTTTGTATTACTGGTGATATTGATGATTTCTGTTCAGAAACCATTGAATGTTTGGCGCGATACTTTTCGATATTACATAAAAATAACATTCGAGCAGAGTTATTCATTACCTCTAAAGGTGCAGAAGAGTATCCAGAACGCATAGAATATATTATCAAACAGCACCATGTGATTGGAGGACATGGAGATGTTCACATAGGTTTTCATCAATCTCTATCCATCCAGATCGAGCGACTGAAGACCATGATTAAGTCATTTTATCACGATTTCGACCTGAATATTGAAGGCTTCCGATCTCCATTGCATTGCCATAATCAAAATACCTACCTTGCAGTTGAAAAAGCCGGGTTAAAATATGACTGTAGCAAGAAAAGATTTGAGATAGTGTTTAAACGCATTCCGTTCTATGAAAAAAGATATATATACACAAAATCTTATCCGATTGCAAGACCTTTTTTGAAGATCATCGGATCAGTCTATAATGGATACAATAAATCTCTACCTTTCCCCTTCTACATCACTCCGAAAGTGCTGGAGTTTCCAACGCAGGGAATTACGGACTATTCTCTCATCGTTGATTCCCAGGGACCCAGGTTCTCTCCAAATGAAGCATTAAAAATTGGGGAAATCTGGACAGAATGTTTGATTGAACTTAAACAGAGAGGAGGAGGGGTCATGACCCTTCAAGCTCATCCTGGAAGGTTATCGCCTGCATATATAGCATCATTGGACCACTTCATTCAAAATGCTCTCAAATTAGGGGCTGTATTCTCCACACCCAATGAAATTTGCCACAGGTATCCAGGTTGA
- a CDS encoding DUF58 domain-containing protein, which produces MQPTRRAWGIIILASALLLCALIFDDRSCLIASSVLGLFLLYRVIVFSRSVTDILSSLNFTRTVDKSVIRQGTMLEVSGTVTLKNHSSCRVEISDIPPKNSQMIKGNTVFTAGGVDRETLMGTYQLSLSSSGFLSFGGIKCRIDDRFFSNIVIMGEKAFQAPELFVQVSPTFALMKGYGFGPRENDHQNSGFKGTGILSFREYRAGDNLRSVDWKLTAKFNKKYIRVHGDTADDTPLIVADRPDEIIPGSDGVRQMLTSAVASAIEHAIQEYGSCSLVVISGPNILNMQNKSRDIRAMEQMVGGFAPFDRLHRLYRSYYAARTLSSLTRTDQSDLSEEVRIYHNRVEGLLRSSTQVAGPTSFEWELNRIVEASRNSRVYYFGFCEGDLSHIWMLLLTTLKFGTRVSLSLPDSPRCRRMTDFLAFDHVTLEMMR; this is translated from the coding sequence ATGCAGCCCACGCGGAGGGCCTGGGGGATCATCATCCTCGCTTCAGCACTTCTCCTCTGTGCACTGATATTTGACGATCGTTCCTGTCTCATCGCTTCATCAGTTCTCGGACTCTTCCTCCTATATCGTGTGATCGTCTTCTCTCGTTCCGTGACAGATATCCTCTCATCCCTCAACTTCACAAGAACCGTGGATAAATCGGTGATCCGGCAGGGAACGATGCTCGAGGTCTCTGGAACCGTTACACTGAAGAACCATTCATCGTGCCGGGTGGAAATCAGCGATATTCCACCAAAAAACAGTCAGATGATAAAAGGGAACACAGTATTCACTGCAGGCGGTGTCGACCGAGAGACTCTGATGGGAACGTATCAATTATCCCTCTCCTCTTCAGGATTTCTGTCATTCGGCGGCATCAAATGCCGGATTGACGATCGGTTCTTCTCCAATATCGTCATCATGGGGGAGAAGGCATTCCAGGCACCGGAACTGTTTGTTCAGGTGTCGCCCACCTTTGCTCTGATGAAGGGATATGGGTTCGGTCCGCGAGAGAACGATCATCAAAACAGCGGTTTCAAAGGAACGGGCATCCTGTCATTTCGAGAATACAGGGCAGGAGACAACCTCCGTTCTGTCGACTGGAAACTCACTGCAAAGTTCAATAAAAAATATATCAGAGTCCATGGAGATACAGCAGATGATACACCCCTCATCGTCGCCGACCGACCGGATGAGATCATCCCGGGGAGTGACGGGGTTCGGCAGATGCTCACATCAGCAGTCGCCAGTGCCATTGAACACGCAATCCAGGAGTATGGTTCATGTTCGCTGGTGGTCATATCCGGACCGAATATCCTAAACATGCAGAATAAAAGCCGGGATATCCGGGCAATGGAGCAGATGGTGGGGGGATTCGCCCCTTTCGATCGCCTTCATCGCCTGTACCGATCGTATTATGCCGCCCGGACTCTCTCTTCCTTAACCAGAACCGACCAATCAGATCTCTCGGAAGAGGTCAGGATCTATCATAATCGGGTGGAAGGTCTTCTCCGTTCCTCGACTCAGGTAGCTGGACCCACATCCTTTGAGTGGGAACTGAACCGTATCGTCGAGGCTTCGCGGAACTCCAGGGTCTATTATTTCGGGTTCTGTGAGGGAGATCTCAGCCACATCTGGATGTTGCTTCTCACCACACTGAAGTTTGGGACGAGGGTTTCGCTCTCACTCCCCGATAGTCCCCGCTGCAGGAGAATGACGGACTTCCTCGCGTTTGATCATGTAACCCTGGAGATGATGCGATGA
- a CDS encoding ATP-binding protein: MAEMTVPNRTITTEQKTETSTKARPFMIALSGKGGTGKTTVSSLLVDSLIRAGERPLLAVDADPNANLHEALGLTVTETLGSMREEAFSKAIPAGMSRHQYVRFRFRQVLVEGKGVDLLAMGRPEGSGCYCFSNDLLTESIESLQQDYRFMLMDTEAGMEHISRGTLGSPDVLLIVSDPGARGMRTATRIREIALSLGLPADRMYLVQNRVKAGVPCTDDGPVPLIACVPEDPAIEAADLAGVPLVTIPDGSPARVAVAALAERLREMAAGRRA, from the coding sequence ATGGCTGAGATGACAGTACCCAACAGAACAATCACTACGGAACAGAAAACAGAGACCAGTACGAAGGCCAGACCATTCATGATCGCCCTCTCGGGCAAGGGGGGGACCGGCAAGACGACGGTCTCCTCGCTCCTCGTCGACAGCCTGATCCGGGCCGGTGAACGGCCGCTGCTGGCCGTCGATGCCGATCCGAACGCGAACCTGCACGAGGCGCTCGGGCTGACCGTCACTGAGACGCTCGGTTCGATGCGGGAGGAGGCCTTTTCAAAGGCGATCCCTGCCGGGATGTCCCGGCACCAGTATGTTCGGTTCCGGTTCAGACAGGTGCTGGTCGAAGGGAAGGGTGTCGACCTGCTGGCGATGGGCAGGCCGGAAGGGTCTGGGTGTTACTGTTTCAGCAACGATCTTCTCACCGAATCGATCGAGTCCCTGCAGCAGGACTACCGGTTCATGCTGATGGACACCGAGGCCGGCATGGAGCACATCAGCCGGGGTACGCTCGGCAGCCCGGATGTGCTGCTGATCGTATCCGACCCCGGCGCCCGCGGGATGCGGACCGCCACCCGGATTCGGGAGATTGCGCTCTCGCTCGGTCTGCCGGCCGACCGGATGTACCTGGTGCAGAACAGGGTCAAGGCTGGAGTTCCCTGCACTGACGACGGGCCGGTTCCTCTGATCGCCTGTGTCCCAGAGGATCCTGCGATCGAGGCCGCCGATCTGGCCGGGGTTCCGCTGGTCACGATCCCCGACGGATCGCCGGCACGGGTGGCTGTCGCTGCGCTGGCCGAACGATTGCGCGAGATGGCGGCCGGCCGACGGGCGTGA
- a CDS encoding acyltransferase, translated as MIQYGRNILGDGAQIFEPVILGFPSREYLGVEEYQGTIIGKNAILRTGTILYCNVIIGDNFSSGHNTIIRENTSIGDNTAIGTSTVIEGDCVLGKNVHLQSMVFLPTDTIIRDDVFIGPNSILTNDRYPPSKRSELKGPVLEDRVTIGANVTILPGIHIGEGAAVAAGSIVTKDVPAGMLAIGAPARLRPLPEEMRRL; from the coding sequence ATGATCCAATATGGGCGTAATATCCTGGGTGACGGTGCACAGATCTTCGAACCGGTCATCTTGGGGTTCCCTTCAAGAGAATATCTTGGTGTAGAGGAGTATCAGGGAACGATAATCGGGAAGAATGCTATCTTGCGAACCGGAACAATTCTTTATTGCAATGTTATCATTGGAGATAATTTTTCATCCGGACATAATACAATAATCCGGGAAAATACATCAATTGGAGATAATACGGCAATTGGAACATCAACCGTCATTGAAGGAGACTGCGTACTGGGTAAAAATGTGCATCTCCAGAGCATGGTCTTTCTTCCAACCGACACCATAATCAGGGACGATGTCTTCATCGGACCTAATTCCATCCTCACCAATGACCGCTACCCTCCTTCCAAAAGATCAGAACTCAAGGGACCGGTGCTTGAGGATAGAGTAACAATAGGAGCGAACGTCACAATCCTGCCTGGTATACATATTGGAGAAGGGGCGGCAGTCGCAGCCGGATCGATCGTTACAAAGGATGTCCCGGCAGGAATGCTTGCCATAGGTGCTCCAGCACGCCTTCGACCACTCCCTGAGGAGATGAGGCGATTATGA
- a CDS encoding DUF4350 domain-containing protein, with protein sequence MTIIKTEEGVVAIIIGIAILSLTWYLTTTPIDFSSTNVQWNGTSQFFGKIDGTDVTDVSTLNSYSNATLLIIAPTRDYTGGEAEAIRTFLMRGNTLILADDFGTGNSLLQGMNSGITLLQDNLSSIDTGYTESTSVLAYPNQSHTLLRGVDTLCLDRPAAILGGNPLMATSRLSWIDTDGDHHPDNDENFRQYTIMANETFGDGELIVIADPSIFINGMVSSGDQWSNQRFIENIIGIQPPILVDTRHSATGKTTEILNWFYSSRSNYPVKFVLIGSLVLIIAWVFNKRSKREEGFEK encoded by the coding sequence GTGACCATCATTAAGACAGAGGAGGGAGTTGTGGCGATCATCATCGGCATCGCCATACTCTCCCTCACCTGGTATCTCACCACCACACCGATCGACTTCAGCAGTACCAACGTCCAGTGGAACGGAACATCACAATTCTTTGGAAAAATTGACGGAACAGACGTGACCGACGTTTCCACACTGAACTCATACAGCAACGCAACACTCCTGATCATCGCCCCGACCAGGGACTACACAGGAGGCGAGGCTGAAGCGATCAGAACCTTCCTCATGAGAGGAAACACACTCATCCTGGCAGATGATTTTGGAACAGGAAACTCTCTCCTGCAAGGGATGAACAGTGGAATCACCCTTCTCCAGGACAACCTCTCAAGTATTGATACCGGATATACTGAATCGACTTCGGTACTCGCTTACCCCAATCAGAGTCACACCCTTTTGAGGGGGGTCGACACACTCTGTCTGGATCGCCCTGCTGCCATCCTCGGCGGGAATCCCCTGATGGCGACGAGTCGCCTGAGCTGGATCGATACCGATGGAGATCACCATCCCGACAACGATGAGAACTTCAGGCAGTACACGATCATGGCGAATGAGACCTTTGGAGACGGAGAACTGATTGTGATCGCTGATCCGAGCATCTTCATCAATGGGATGGTGAGCAGTGGAGACCAGTGGAGCAACCAGAGATTCATTGAGAATATCATTGGGATTCAACCACCCATCCTCGTCGACACCCGTCATTCTGCAACCGGGAAGACGACAGAAATCCTTAATTGGTTCTACTCCAGTAGATCAAATTATCCTGTAAAATTCGTCCTGATTGGAAGTCTGGTGCTCATTATTGCATGGGTGTTTAACAAACGGTCAAAAAGAGAAGAAGGTTTTGAAAAATGA